A region of Scleropages formosus chromosome 2, fSclFor1.1, whole genome shotgun sequence DNA encodes the following proteins:
- the LOC108931426 gene encoding inactive histone-lysine N-methyltransferase 2E-like isoform X1: MSVADPVGVDSTNTSYLDMAAGSDRPESVEASPVVVEKYSYPHQGCSASSNHSHSYIGLPYADHNYGARPPPTPPASPLPAVLIRTGEALFVPAPQDEVSRGTTLSTSEDSSYGADITRCICGFTHDDGYMICCDKCSVWQHIDCMGIDRQHIPETYLCERCQPRILDRDRAIVLQTRKRENMSDGDTSATESGDEVPLELYTAFQHTAASITLTPTRVSNKQAEKKRKKSVDKEPGPTTARAKKAFREGSRKSSRVKGSAPEIDPTDSSSLWENTIKTWVEHYEEANANQYSEEVQILLSVKEAGDARTRAYNTSSAAFKPPVESQVQKNKKILKAVRDIVPDTLIIEYRGKFMLRQQFEANGCFFKRPYPFVLFYSKFHGLEMCVDARSFGNEARFIRRSCIPNAEVRHVIEEGTLHLYIYSVKPITKGSEITIGFDYDYGSCKYKVDCACLRGSMDCPVFRLNSEPAENLGAGTESRRRRTRKDKETQRERERDSEAAQNQNVALDGDSTGTKSKSSVDSKQRRMSPLRLSVSNNQEPELIEDIEEKTSISNEVEMESEEQIAERRRKMTREERKMEAILQAFARMEKREKRREQALERIGTKTEVGTRSDVKEEPPTTPEADTSSVPQPQLEPAKEEPGAKPLAKVSRSKQRKSLSRSRTHIGQQRRRTRTISACSELPPCSPGDCPEVQPSELPEDPPPPAPEPEPMPVQPPDASPPHSNSPAPPCRSTKYPKTKKHLVSEWMVEKQEPPPERPSERPLRISSDPEVLVTQLNSLPGLTCSPQVYGTPKHYVRFSSPFLTGRSPATPTGVPIGRRRSRELPETPTATGSCKKRWLKQALEEESCLNPASRPAVVLPGEGPLSPPVNGDSDSPVPINGSCVPELPAPLKKRRLCTLDVCTSENSTPYGSPYATPTRADLPETPVLLSTPPCPHLEDRVVEITPTTSTHNLQAVPHPAQPEGELSPDCSAEGSRRSSMQETTQPECPATLLSSPSVRTSSLDVPPKEIKSVSMLSPQPPQPDPQEYVGEEEGESGAETVQDTSLVESHAPSYPPWVKSPEQASVSFSPLNSNLRDLTPSHTLEPGAFQPDSGMSFREGTFFYTCSEEGGAIAIARSLGSDLLTHNPPQKKKVSLLEYRKRQREARRSGSKADSELPTSAPAPPLPGLCRTDSSPPTLDGALETLVQPPGSTQEPVPPSEDGDVLPSGEREGREGQWTWSTSVEQARERGYQRALLLSDHRKERDSEGGDAAVDTSDSAGLRCPSPKLHRSCRSPSVHKPCSPGPGLPPQFASTCGKEEDGNSQPRAACPSPSVQHVNNPAGPKPAPLTTTKLHCGASAVAQGLFPASSVLHSPKAQPQGSPYRGQRPFLLTPPQGQGQSQTQSSPGAFPQFGPQGVPPPPPPPPPPAPPTSTAHFAGQTANSTASFPGYQAAVVAQFPSGSKPLMQTHHALHYQSSSAPPPPPPPPPHPGPSLLHVSLAPSVQQHQLLLNSAAPPSCLLGSSPLPPPPPPQSQGPPQQSGGNTLLSLQQAPPPPPPPPPAPSGNPPLQAGHHFQGIGTFQAPLLHPGASGASSVASATYQTHQQGALPPPPPPPPQQTAVTQTQPAPPQLAAGIRGAPPSSTPFHNAGYLGSGWH, translated from the exons ATGAGCGTAGCCGATCCAGTAGGGGTGGACTCCACTAACACCTCGTATCTGGACATGGCTGCTGGCTCAGA CAGACCCGAGTCAGTAGAGGCCAGCCCTGTGGTGGTGGAGAAGTACAGCTATCCACACCAGGGTTGCAGcgccagctctaaccactcccaCAGCTACATCGGCCTGCCCTATGCT GACCACAACTATGGTGCACGGCCCCCACCCACACCGCCAGCCTCACCGCTGCCAGCAGTTCTGATACGGACAGGTGAGGCGCTGTTTGTGCCGGCCCCCCAGGACGAGGTGTCTCGGGGCACCACTCTCAGCACCTCTGAAGACAGTAGCTACGGCGCTGACATCACTCGCTGTATCTGTGGCTTTACTCACGATGATGGATACATGATTTGCTGCGACAAGTGCAG TGTGTGGCAGCACATAGACTGCATGGGGATCGACCGGCAGCACATTCCTGAGACGTACCTGTGTGAACGCTGTCAGCCGAGGATCCTGGATCGCGACCGGGCCATTGTGCTCCAGACCCGCAAGAGAGAGAACATGTCTG ACGGGGACACCAGTGCCACGGAGAGTGGAGATGAGGTACCCCTGGAGCTGTACACAGCTTTTCAACACACGGCTGCCAGTATCACGCTAACCCCCACACGTGTATCCAACAAGCAAGCTGAGAAGAAGCGTAAGAAGAGTGTTGACAAGGAGCCTGGGCCCACCACAGCTCGAGCCAAGAAG GCATTTCGCGAGGGTTCCAGGAAGTCCTCCCGAGTAAAA GGCTCTGCTCCAGAGATAGACCCAACAGACTCCTCTTCGCTGTGGGAGAACACAATCAAGACCTGGGTGGAGCACTATGAGGAGGCCAACGCCAATCAGTACAGCGAGGAGGTGCAGATCCTGCTCAGCGTGAAGGAAGCTGGAGATGCGAGAACACGCGCCTATAATACCAGCAGTGCAGCTTTCAAGCCTCCCGTGGAG AGCCAAGTTCAAAAGAACAAGAAGATCCTCAAAGCAGTGCGCGACATTGTTCCAGATACTCTCATCATTGAGTACCGTGGGAAGTTCATGCTCCGACAACAGTTTGAAGCCAATGGTTGCTTCTTCAAGAG GCCCTACCCTTTTGTGCTCTTCTACTCAAAGTTCCATGGCCTGGAAATGTGTGTTGATGCACGGAGCTTCGGCAATGAGGCCCGATTCATCCGCCGCTCCTGCATCCCGAACGCAGAG GTGCGTCACGTGATTGAGGAGGGCACGCTGCACTTGTACATCTACTCTGTGAAGCCCATCACCAAAGGCAGTGAGATCACCATTGGTTTTGACTATGACTACGGCAGCTG CAAGTACAAGGTGGACTGCGCATGCTTGCGAGGAAGCATGGACTGCCCGGTGTTCCGGCTCAACTCGGAGCCTGCCGAAAATCTGGGGGCAGGCACTGAGTCCCGGCGTCGGCGGACACGCAAGGACAAGGAGACACAGCGGGAGAGAGAGCGGGACAGCGAGGCAGCGCAAAACCAGAATGTGGCGCTGGATGGTGACAGCACTGGCACCAAGAGCAAGTCCTCTGTGGACAGCAAACAGAGGAGGATGTCCCCGCTCCGTCTCTCCGTTTCCAACAACCAG GAACCTGAGTTAATTGAGGATATAGAAGAGAAAACCTCCATTAGCAATGAAGTAGAGATGGAGTCAGAGGAGCAGAttgcagagaggaggaggaagatg ACGcgagaggaaaggaaaatggAGGCCATCCTGCAGGCCTTTGCTCGGATGGAGAAGAGGGAGAAACGACGGGAGCAGGCACTGGAGCGGATCGGCACCAAGACAGAGGTGGGGACCCGCAGTGACGTCAAGGAGGAGCCCCCCACAACTCCTGAGGCTGATACCTCAAGTGTGCCACAG CCTCAGCTGGAACCAGCAAAGGAGGAGCCAGGAGCCAAGCCCCTGGCCAAAGTGAGCCGCTCCAAGCAGAGGAAGAGTCTGTCACGGAGTCGAACCCACATTGGGCAGCAGCGGCGCCGCACCCGCACCATCAGCGCCTGTTCCGAGCTGCCGCCCTGCTCACCTGGGGACTGCCCTGAAGTGCAGCCTAGTGAGCTCCCAGAAGACCCACCCCCACCAGCCCCTGAGCCTGAGCCAATGCCAGTCCAGCCTCCAGATGCAAGCCCCCCTCACAGTAACTCTCCGGCACCACCCTGTCGCTCCACAAAGTATCCCAAGACTAAAAAG CACTTAGTAAGTGAGTGGATGGTGGAGAAGCAGGAGCCCCCACCTGAACGTCCCTCCGAGCGCCCGCTGCGCATCAGCAGTGACCCTGAGGTGCTGGTCACCCAGCTCAACTCCCTGCCTGGTCTGACATGCAGCCCCCAGGTGTATGGCACACCGAAGCACTACGTGCGCTTCTCCTCACCCTTCTTGACAGGCCGCAGCCCTGCCACGCCCACCGGGGTGCCCATTGGCCGCCGGCGATCCCGCGAGCTGCCCGAGACTCCCACTGCTACCGGGTCCTGTAAGAAG CGGTGGCTGAAACAGGCGCTGGAAGAAGAGAGCTGCTTGAACCCAGCCAGCCGCCCAGCCGTTGTCCTGCCCGGGGAGGGGCCACTCAGCCCCCCCGTCAACGGGGACTCGGACAGTCCTGTCCCGATTAATGGCAGCTGTGTACCTG AGCTACCTGCTCCACTGAAGAAGAGGCGCCTCTGCACCCTGGATGTCTGTACATCAGAGAACTCAACCCCCTACGGCTCTCCTTACGCCACTCCCACCCGAGCCGACCTCCCAGAGACACCTGTCCTCCTTTCCACTCCCCCCTGCCCCCACTTGGAGGACCGTGTCGTCGAAATCACGCCCACGACCTCGACACACAACCTCCAGGCAGTGCCCCATCCTgcacagccagag GGCGAATTGTCTCCCGACTGTTCTGCCGAGGGAAGCCGCAGGTCCAGCATGCAAGAA ACCACACAGCCTGAGTGTCCAGCCACGCTGCTGTCTTCGCCATCTGTGCGGACCTCCAGTTTGGATGTCCCTCCCAAGGAGATCAAGAGTGTAAGCATGCTTAGTCCGCAGCCCCCGCAGCCGGACCCCCAGGAGTACGTGGGCGAGGAAGAGGGAGAGTCTGGCGCAGAGACTGTCCAGGACACCTCTCTTGTGGAGTCCCACGCACCCTCTTACCCACCCTGGGTAAAAAGCCCAGAGCAAGCAAGTGTGTCCTTTTCTCCACTGAACTCCAATCTTCGGGACCTCACACCTTCTCAcaccctggagccaggtgcCTTCCAGCCAGATTCGGGGATGAGCTTCAGGGAGGGCACATTCTTCTACACATGCTCTGAGGAAGGGGGCGCTATAGCAATCGCACGGTCATTGGGCTCGGACTTACTGACCCATAACCCTccacaaaagaaaaag GTGTCCTTGCTGGAGTACAGGAAGCGTCAGCGCGAAGCTCGGCGTAGCGGATCCAAGGCAGACAGCGAGTTGCCCACCTCTGCCCCAGCACCCCCTTTACCAGGACTGTGTCGTACAGACAGCAGCCCGCCAACGCTGGACGGCGCCCTGGAAACGCTAGTCCAGCCTCCTGGCTCCACCCAGGAACCAGTTCCACCCAGCGAGGATGGAGACGTTCTGCCTTCGGGAGAGAGGGAGGGTCGAGAAGGACAGTG GACTTGGTCAACATCAGTGGAGCAGGCAAGGGAGCGCGGTTACCAACGGGCCCTGTTGCTCAGTGATCACCGCAAGGAACGCGACTCTG AGGGTGGAGACGCAGCTGTGGACACGAGCGATTCAGCGGGGTTGCGGTGCCCCTCGCCGAAATTGCACAGAAGTTGCCGGAGCCCCTCAGTGCACAAG CCGTGTTCTCCGGGCCCCGGATTACCCCCCCAGTTCGCCAGCACCTGCGGAAAGGAAGAAGACGGCAATAGCCAGCCTCGCGCCGCCTGCCCCTCCCCGTCCGTCCAGCACGTGAACAATCCCGCAGGGCCCAAGCCAGCCCCACTGACCACCACGAAACTGCACTGCGGAGCCTCGGCTGTGGCCCAGGGCCTGTTTCCTGCGTCTTCGGTGCTGCACTCCCCCAAAGCCCAGCCACAGGGTTCTCCATACCGCGGCCAGCGCCCCTTCCTTCTGACACCACCTCAGGGCCAAGGCCAGTCACAGACCCAGTCAAGCCCAGGTGCATTCCCCCAGTTTGGCCCCCAGGGAGTGCCACCGCCCCCACCGCCGCCACCACCCCCGGCACCTCCGACATCCACCGCCCACTTCGCGGGCCAGACGGCAAACTCCACAGCATCCTTTCCGGGCTACCAGGCTGCAGTGGTGGCCCAATTTCCCTCTGGTTCCAAACCCCTAATGCAGACTCACCACGCACTGCACTACCAGAGCTCCTCTGCTCCCCCTCCGCCcccgccaccgcccccccacccGGGACCCTCTCTCCTGCACGTGAGCCTGGCTCCCTCTGTCCAACAGCACCAGCTCCTGTTGAACTCTGCTGCCCCTCCCTCTTGCCTGCTGGGCTCCAGTCCCctgcctcccccccctccaccccagtCCCAGGGCCCCCCGCAACAGTCAGGTGGCAACACTCTGCTGTCCCTCCAACAGGCCCCTCcgcccccaccacctcctccccccGCGCCctctggcaacccacctctgcaAGCCGGACACCACTTCCAGGGCATAGGGACTTTCCAAGCACCCCTGCTACACCCTGGGGCTTCGGGCGCAAGCTCCGTAGCCAGCGCCACCTACCAGACTCACCAGCAGGGTGCtctcccaccaccaccccctcccccgccccagCAAACTGCGGTCACACAGACGCAGCCCGCACCCCCGCAGCTGGCCGCCGGCATACGAGGGGCCCCCCCTTCCTCTACCCCCTTCCACAACGCAGGGTATCTTGGCTCAGGGTGGCACTGA
- the LOC108931426 gene encoding inactive histone-lysine N-methyltransferase 2E-like isoform X2 — translation MSVADPVGVDSTNTSYLDMAAGSEPESVEASPVVVEKYSYPHQGCSASSNHSHSYIGLPYADHNYGARPPPTPPASPLPAVLIRTGEALFVPAPQDEVSRGTTLSTSEDSSYGADITRCICGFTHDDGYMICCDKCSVWQHIDCMGIDRQHIPETYLCERCQPRILDRDRAIVLQTRKRENMSDGDTSATESGDEVPLELYTAFQHTAASITLTPTRVSNKQAEKKRKKSVDKEPGPTTARAKKAFREGSRKSSRVKGSAPEIDPTDSSSLWENTIKTWVEHYEEANANQYSEEVQILLSVKEAGDARTRAYNTSSAAFKPPVESQVQKNKKILKAVRDIVPDTLIIEYRGKFMLRQQFEANGCFFKRPYPFVLFYSKFHGLEMCVDARSFGNEARFIRRSCIPNAEVRHVIEEGTLHLYIYSVKPITKGSEITIGFDYDYGSCKYKVDCACLRGSMDCPVFRLNSEPAENLGAGTESRRRRTRKDKETQRERERDSEAAQNQNVALDGDSTGTKSKSSVDSKQRRMSPLRLSVSNNQEPELIEDIEEKTSISNEVEMESEEQIAERRRKMTREERKMEAILQAFARMEKREKRREQALERIGTKTEVGTRSDVKEEPPTTPEADTSSVPQPQLEPAKEEPGAKPLAKVSRSKQRKSLSRSRTHIGQQRRRTRTISACSELPPCSPGDCPEVQPSELPEDPPPPAPEPEPMPVQPPDASPPHSNSPAPPCRSTKYPKTKKHLVSEWMVEKQEPPPERPSERPLRISSDPEVLVTQLNSLPGLTCSPQVYGTPKHYVRFSSPFLTGRSPATPTGVPIGRRRSRELPETPTATGSCKKRWLKQALEEESCLNPASRPAVVLPGEGPLSPPVNGDSDSPVPINGSCVPELPAPLKKRRLCTLDVCTSENSTPYGSPYATPTRADLPETPVLLSTPPCPHLEDRVVEITPTTSTHNLQAVPHPAQPEGELSPDCSAEGSRRSSMQETTQPECPATLLSSPSVRTSSLDVPPKEIKSVSMLSPQPPQPDPQEYVGEEEGESGAETVQDTSLVESHAPSYPPWVKSPEQASVSFSPLNSNLRDLTPSHTLEPGAFQPDSGMSFREGTFFYTCSEEGGAIAIARSLGSDLLTHNPPQKKKVSLLEYRKRQREARRSGSKADSELPTSAPAPPLPGLCRTDSSPPTLDGALETLVQPPGSTQEPVPPSEDGDVLPSGEREGREGQWTWSTSVEQARERGYQRALLLSDHRKERDSEGGDAAVDTSDSAGLRCPSPKLHRSCRSPSVHKPCSPGPGLPPQFASTCGKEEDGNSQPRAACPSPSVQHVNNPAGPKPAPLTTTKLHCGASAVAQGLFPASSVLHSPKAQPQGSPYRGQRPFLLTPPQGQGQSQTQSSPGAFPQFGPQGVPPPPPPPPPPAPPTSTAHFAGQTANSTASFPGYQAAVVAQFPSGSKPLMQTHHALHYQSSSAPPPPPPPPPHPGPSLLHVSLAPSVQQHQLLLNSAAPPSCLLGSSPLPPPPPPQSQGPPQQSGGNTLLSLQQAPPPPPPPPPAPSGNPPLQAGHHFQGIGTFQAPLLHPGASGASSVASATYQTHQQGALPPPPPPPPQQTAVTQTQPAPPQLAAGIRGAPPSSTPFHNAGYLGSGWH, via the exons ATGAGCGTAGCCGATCCAGTAGGGGTGGACTCCACTAACACCTCGTATCTGGACATGGCTGCTGGCTCAGA ACCCGAGTCAGTAGAGGCCAGCCCTGTGGTGGTGGAGAAGTACAGCTATCCACACCAGGGTTGCAGcgccagctctaaccactcccaCAGCTACATCGGCCTGCCCTATGCT GACCACAACTATGGTGCACGGCCCCCACCCACACCGCCAGCCTCACCGCTGCCAGCAGTTCTGATACGGACAGGTGAGGCGCTGTTTGTGCCGGCCCCCCAGGACGAGGTGTCTCGGGGCACCACTCTCAGCACCTCTGAAGACAGTAGCTACGGCGCTGACATCACTCGCTGTATCTGTGGCTTTACTCACGATGATGGATACATGATTTGCTGCGACAAGTGCAG TGTGTGGCAGCACATAGACTGCATGGGGATCGACCGGCAGCACATTCCTGAGACGTACCTGTGTGAACGCTGTCAGCCGAGGATCCTGGATCGCGACCGGGCCATTGTGCTCCAGACCCGCAAGAGAGAGAACATGTCTG ACGGGGACACCAGTGCCACGGAGAGTGGAGATGAGGTACCCCTGGAGCTGTACACAGCTTTTCAACACACGGCTGCCAGTATCACGCTAACCCCCACACGTGTATCCAACAAGCAAGCTGAGAAGAAGCGTAAGAAGAGTGTTGACAAGGAGCCTGGGCCCACCACAGCTCGAGCCAAGAAG GCATTTCGCGAGGGTTCCAGGAAGTCCTCCCGAGTAAAA GGCTCTGCTCCAGAGATAGACCCAACAGACTCCTCTTCGCTGTGGGAGAACACAATCAAGACCTGGGTGGAGCACTATGAGGAGGCCAACGCCAATCAGTACAGCGAGGAGGTGCAGATCCTGCTCAGCGTGAAGGAAGCTGGAGATGCGAGAACACGCGCCTATAATACCAGCAGTGCAGCTTTCAAGCCTCCCGTGGAG AGCCAAGTTCAAAAGAACAAGAAGATCCTCAAAGCAGTGCGCGACATTGTTCCAGATACTCTCATCATTGAGTACCGTGGGAAGTTCATGCTCCGACAACAGTTTGAAGCCAATGGTTGCTTCTTCAAGAG GCCCTACCCTTTTGTGCTCTTCTACTCAAAGTTCCATGGCCTGGAAATGTGTGTTGATGCACGGAGCTTCGGCAATGAGGCCCGATTCATCCGCCGCTCCTGCATCCCGAACGCAGAG GTGCGTCACGTGATTGAGGAGGGCACGCTGCACTTGTACATCTACTCTGTGAAGCCCATCACCAAAGGCAGTGAGATCACCATTGGTTTTGACTATGACTACGGCAGCTG CAAGTACAAGGTGGACTGCGCATGCTTGCGAGGAAGCATGGACTGCCCGGTGTTCCGGCTCAACTCGGAGCCTGCCGAAAATCTGGGGGCAGGCACTGAGTCCCGGCGTCGGCGGACACGCAAGGACAAGGAGACACAGCGGGAGAGAGAGCGGGACAGCGAGGCAGCGCAAAACCAGAATGTGGCGCTGGATGGTGACAGCACTGGCACCAAGAGCAAGTCCTCTGTGGACAGCAAACAGAGGAGGATGTCCCCGCTCCGTCTCTCCGTTTCCAACAACCAG GAACCTGAGTTAATTGAGGATATAGAAGAGAAAACCTCCATTAGCAATGAAGTAGAGATGGAGTCAGAGGAGCAGAttgcagagaggaggaggaagatg ACGcgagaggaaaggaaaatggAGGCCATCCTGCAGGCCTTTGCTCGGATGGAGAAGAGGGAGAAACGACGGGAGCAGGCACTGGAGCGGATCGGCACCAAGACAGAGGTGGGGACCCGCAGTGACGTCAAGGAGGAGCCCCCCACAACTCCTGAGGCTGATACCTCAAGTGTGCCACAG CCTCAGCTGGAACCAGCAAAGGAGGAGCCAGGAGCCAAGCCCCTGGCCAAAGTGAGCCGCTCCAAGCAGAGGAAGAGTCTGTCACGGAGTCGAACCCACATTGGGCAGCAGCGGCGCCGCACCCGCACCATCAGCGCCTGTTCCGAGCTGCCGCCCTGCTCACCTGGGGACTGCCCTGAAGTGCAGCCTAGTGAGCTCCCAGAAGACCCACCCCCACCAGCCCCTGAGCCTGAGCCAATGCCAGTCCAGCCTCCAGATGCAAGCCCCCCTCACAGTAACTCTCCGGCACCACCCTGTCGCTCCACAAAGTATCCCAAGACTAAAAAG CACTTAGTAAGTGAGTGGATGGTGGAGAAGCAGGAGCCCCCACCTGAACGTCCCTCCGAGCGCCCGCTGCGCATCAGCAGTGACCCTGAGGTGCTGGTCACCCAGCTCAACTCCCTGCCTGGTCTGACATGCAGCCCCCAGGTGTATGGCACACCGAAGCACTACGTGCGCTTCTCCTCACCCTTCTTGACAGGCCGCAGCCCTGCCACGCCCACCGGGGTGCCCATTGGCCGCCGGCGATCCCGCGAGCTGCCCGAGACTCCCACTGCTACCGGGTCCTGTAAGAAG CGGTGGCTGAAACAGGCGCTGGAAGAAGAGAGCTGCTTGAACCCAGCCAGCCGCCCAGCCGTTGTCCTGCCCGGGGAGGGGCCACTCAGCCCCCCCGTCAACGGGGACTCGGACAGTCCTGTCCCGATTAATGGCAGCTGTGTACCTG AGCTACCTGCTCCACTGAAGAAGAGGCGCCTCTGCACCCTGGATGTCTGTACATCAGAGAACTCAACCCCCTACGGCTCTCCTTACGCCACTCCCACCCGAGCCGACCTCCCAGAGACACCTGTCCTCCTTTCCACTCCCCCCTGCCCCCACTTGGAGGACCGTGTCGTCGAAATCACGCCCACGACCTCGACACACAACCTCCAGGCAGTGCCCCATCCTgcacagccagag GGCGAATTGTCTCCCGACTGTTCTGCCGAGGGAAGCCGCAGGTCCAGCATGCAAGAA ACCACACAGCCTGAGTGTCCAGCCACGCTGCTGTCTTCGCCATCTGTGCGGACCTCCAGTTTGGATGTCCCTCCCAAGGAGATCAAGAGTGTAAGCATGCTTAGTCCGCAGCCCCCGCAGCCGGACCCCCAGGAGTACGTGGGCGAGGAAGAGGGAGAGTCTGGCGCAGAGACTGTCCAGGACACCTCTCTTGTGGAGTCCCACGCACCCTCTTACCCACCCTGGGTAAAAAGCCCAGAGCAAGCAAGTGTGTCCTTTTCTCCACTGAACTCCAATCTTCGGGACCTCACACCTTCTCAcaccctggagccaggtgcCTTCCAGCCAGATTCGGGGATGAGCTTCAGGGAGGGCACATTCTTCTACACATGCTCTGAGGAAGGGGGCGCTATAGCAATCGCACGGTCATTGGGCTCGGACTTACTGACCCATAACCCTccacaaaagaaaaag GTGTCCTTGCTGGAGTACAGGAAGCGTCAGCGCGAAGCTCGGCGTAGCGGATCCAAGGCAGACAGCGAGTTGCCCACCTCTGCCCCAGCACCCCCTTTACCAGGACTGTGTCGTACAGACAGCAGCCCGCCAACGCTGGACGGCGCCCTGGAAACGCTAGTCCAGCCTCCTGGCTCCACCCAGGAACCAGTTCCACCCAGCGAGGATGGAGACGTTCTGCCTTCGGGAGAGAGGGAGGGTCGAGAAGGACAGTG GACTTGGTCAACATCAGTGGAGCAGGCAAGGGAGCGCGGTTACCAACGGGCCCTGTTGCTCAGTGATCACCGCAAGGAACGCGACTCTG AGGGTGGAGACGCAGCTGTGGACACGAGCGATTCAGCGGGGTTGCGGTGCCCCTCGCCGAAATTGCACAGAAGTTGCCGGAGCCCCTCAGTGCACAAG CCGTGTTCTCCGGGCCCCGGATTACCCCCCCAGTTCGCCAGCACCTGCGGAAAGGAAGAAGACGGCAATAGCCAGCCTCGCGCCGCCTGCCCCTCCCCGTCCGTCCAGCACGTGAACAATCCCGCAGGGCCCAAGCCAGCCCCACTGACCACCACGAAACTGCACTGCGGAGCCTCGGCTGTGGCCCAGGGCCTGTTTCCTGCGTCTTCGGTGCTGCACTCCCCCAAAGCCCAGCCACAGGGTTCTCCATACCGCGGCCAGCGCCCCTTCCTTCTGACACCACCTCAGGGCCAAGGCCAGTCACAGACCCAGTCAAGCCCAGGTGCATTCCCCCAGTTTGGCCCCCAGGGAGTGCCACCGCCCCCACCGCCGCCACCACCCCCGGCACCTCCGACATCCACCGCCCACTTCGCGGGCCAGACGGCAAACTCCACAGCATCCTTTCCGGGCTACCAGGCTGCAGTGGTGGCCCAATTTCCCTCTGGTTCCAAACCCCTAATGCAGACTCACCACGCACTGCACTACCAGAGCTCCTCTGCTCCCCCTCCGCCcccgccaccgcccccccacccGGGACCCTCTCTCCTGCACGTGAGCCTGGCTCCCTCTGTCCAACAGCACCAGCTCCTGTTGAACTCTGCTGCCCCTCCCTCTTGCCTGCTGGGCTCCAGTCCCctgcctcccccccctccaccccagtCCCAGGGCCCCCCGCAACAGTCAGGTGGCAACACTCTGCTGTCCCTCCAACAGGCCCCTCcgcccccaccacctcctccccccGCGCCctctggcaacccacctctgcaAGCCGGACACCACTTCCAGGGCATAGGGACTTTCCAAGCACCCCTGCTACACCCTGGGGCTTCGGGCGCAAGCTCCGTAGCCAGCGCCACCTACCAGACTCACCAGCAGGGTGCtctcccaccaccaccccctcccccgccccagCAAACTGCGGTCACACAGACGCAGCCCGCACCCCCGCAGCTGGCCGCCGGCATACGAGGGGCCCCCCCTTCCTCTACCCCCTTCCACAACGCAGGGTATCTTGGCTCAGGGTGGCACTGA